A genomic window from Salvia miltiorrhiza cultivar Shanhuang (shh) chromosome 5, IMPLAD_Smil_shh, whole genome shotgun sequence includes:
- the LOC131026163 gene encoding uncharacterized protein LOC131026163, translated as MDYMLFCDGLFSLSSDQQGLVGEFGKRVGEEWNWEFRWRRDLREREIGMVNNMLLVISTLAPRAGKKDGWKWKAAKDGVFSTKSAYEAISKEKGEMASTHHEVLAQVWEAPTPHKARVVAWRSLRNRLATCDNLVKTNVPIKVEEKWCNACVCHEETVEHMFLHCPKAEQIWDQIQQWLNIKTAKPQGLSQHFLSFTHGGKGKKSRKFLKALWVGTIWLLWNYRNESRFEGKACDTQKLVLDVKGRLWSWNKTFQIVEVNVPFSLWCSREYSLSFL; from the coding sequence ATGGATTATATGTTATTTTGTGATGGATTATTTTCGCTGAGTTCAGATCAACAGGGGTTGGTCGGAGAGTTTGGGAAACGGGTGGGAGAGGAGTGGAATTGGGAGTTcaggtggagaagagatttgCGTGAGAGGGAGATTGGGATGGTTAACAATATGTTGCTGGTTATCTCTACTTTGGCTCCTCGTGCAGGAAAGAAGGATGGATGGAAATGGAAAGCAGCAAAAGATGGAGTTTTCTCAACCAAGTCGGCATATGAGGCCATTTCAAAGGAGAAAGGCGAGATGGCATCTACCCATCACGAGGTGTTGGCCCAAGTTTGGGAGGCGCCAACCCCCCATAAGGCGAGGGTTGTTGCATGGAGAAGCTTGAGAAATAGATTGGCGACGTGTGACAATTTGGTAAAGACGAATGTACCGATTAAAGTTGAAGAGAAGTGGTGCAATGCATGCGTGTGTCATGAAGAGACGGTGGAACACATGTTTCTTCATTGCCCAAAAGCCGAACAAATTTGGGATCAAATTCAGCAATGGCTcaacatcaaaacggcaaagcCACAAGGTCTTTCTCAACATTTTTTGTCTTTTACTCATGGCGGCAAAGGTAAGAAAAGCAGAAAATTTTTGAAAGCTCTTTGGGTTGGAACAATATGGCTGCTGTGGAATTATAGAAATGAAAGTAGGTTTGAAGGAAAGGCGTGTGATACACAAAAACTTGTGTTGGATGTTAAaggtagactttggagttggaacaagaCTTTTCAAATTGTGGAAGTGAATGTTCCTTTTTCTTTGTGGTGCTCCCGAGAGtactcactttcctttttgtaA